A stretch of the Xylocopa sonorina isolate GNS202 chromosome 12, iyXylSono1_principal, whole genome shotgun sequence genome encodes the following:
- the Apime-asta gene encoding allatostatin A — MKSRTGSLTPSVAFLYVVGIVGKSVVGMEETPSSSMSLQHYNTMLNSLGLDDPMPDKRAYTYVSQDKRLPVYNFGIGKRFADNNDNKRGREYSFGLGKRTRQYSFGLGKRNDNADYPVRLNLDYIPFDGLALHSQESLDDILEEKRGRQPYNFGLGKRSVHFSAGQSMGSGKRPNDVLSQRYHFGLGKRMSDDEEEALQ, encoded by the exons ATGAAGAGCAGAACAGGTTCGCTGACACCCAGCGTAGCGTTTCTCTACGTGGTTGGCATCGTTGGTAAATCGGTGGTTGGCATGGAGGAGACTCCATCCTCGTCGATGAGCCTTCAACATTACAATACGATGCtgaattcgttgggactcgacgATCCTATGCCCGACAAGAGAGCGTACACCTACGTTTCCCAGGACAAGAGGCTACCCGTGTACAACTTCGGTATTGGAAAGCGGTTCGCCGATAATAACGATAACAAA AGGGGACGCGAGTACTCGTTCGGATTGGGCAAACGGACAAGACAGTACAGCTTCGGTCTTGGCAAGCGGAACGACAACGCCGACTACCCCGTCAGACTGAACCTGGACTACATCCCGTTCGACGGTCTCGCGTTGCACTCGCAGGAGAGCCTGGACGACATCCTCGAGGAGAAACGCGGCAGACAGCCGTACAACTTCGGTCTGGGCAAGAGGTCCGTGCATTTCAGCGCTGGACAGTCGATGGGCTCTGGCAAGAGACCCAACGACGTGCTCAGCCAGCGATACCACTTTGGTCTTGGGAAGAGGATGTCCGACGACGAGGAAGAGGCGCTCCAATAG
- the LOC143429623 gene encoding protein amnionless — protein MNAKSEISWKIWLIFFWLNLRASFGNEKYWLPNLEWENAENWIGKRVPELDSYVTFPLDMRHVAGIGKSDELSLSGIDLPRSGSLALSKNGKLKLSDSKKLPRKISEWSRSGHLFWADPQNWNGSCEATPHLEQVPCRQDDIVLPEKDRAFSVLLPMKSIEVRSIRAADEKHPFSAWQWADFENRREFEKGLFTVNYAEYTCDKCPCQEDPYGYYLEEICAIQRPKCGFIPCEFPLTVEGHCCYYCGGRVSLTNKASLPMVRAAADEALEGYGEKLAWHVRRSSNGPVEVLIKEKGDYSGIDIMKAAENVKRTMTNMKIEILAVEVSGAALQNEHLTATLVPLFLTPFFVLALAFLTFLYFGYSYRQILMGCREMFSSIRDGVLVDKTEASKPFGFARFENISEGNVRIASPENETEQKLEDKGGEGEGSSGGRFENPLYRSKRKGKEEGEVLDMNAAVSLTALKTKVEDQIEEVEVDIDE, from the exons ATGAACGCGAAGAGCGAAATTTCGTGGAAAATTTGGCTGATATTTTTCTGGTTAAACTTGCGAGCATCTTTTGGTAACGAGAAATATTGGCTACCAAATTTGGAGTGGGAAAACGCTGAGAATTGGATAGGCAAACGCGTGCCAGAACTGGACAGCTACGTGACATTTCCATTGGACATGAGACACGTCGCTGGTATTGGTAAATCTGACGAACTGTCGTTGTCTGGAATCGATCTGCCTCGATCTGGATCGCTGGCCCTGTCCAAGAATGGAAAACTAAAG CTGAGCGACTCGAAGAAATTGCCAAGGAAAATTAGCGAATGGTCAAGATCGGGACACTTGTTCTGGGCGGATCCACAGAACTGGAATGGAAGCTGTGAAGCGACACCTCATCTCGAACAAGTCCCCTGTCGCCAGGATGATATCGTGCTGCCTGAAAAGGATCGCGCGTTTAGCGTTCTTCTACCGATGAAGAGCATCGAAGTCAGATCGATTCGAGCGGCTGACGAGAAGCATCCCTTTAGCGCGTGGCAGTGGGCGGATTTTGAGAACAGAAGGGAGTTCGAGAAGGGATTGTTCACTGTGAA CTACGCAGAGTACACCTGCGACAAATGCCCCTGCCAGGAGGATCCATACGGTTACTACCTCGAGGAGATCTGCGCGATTCAGAGGCCAAAGTGTGGATTCATACCCTGCGAGTTTCCGCTAACC GTGGAGGGCCATTGTTGTTACTATTGCGGGGGACGAGTGTCCTTGACGAACAAAGCCTCGTTGCCGATGGTACGAGCGGCAGCGGACGAAGCTTTAGAAGGATACGGCGAAAAGCTGGCTTGGCACGTCAGACGTTCCTCGAACGGGCCAGTCGAGGTCCTGATAAAGGAGAAGGGCGACTATTCAGGAATCGATATCATGAAAGCGGCGGAGAACGTGAAAAGGACCATGACAA ATATGAAGATCGAAATTCTGGCTGTGGAAGTTAGCGGAGCGGCACTGCAAAACGAACATCTCACTGCGACGCTCGTCCCTCTTTTTCTGACGCCATTCTTCGTCCTTGCTCTGGCGTTCCTCACCTTTTTGTACTTTGGATACTCTTATAGACA AATTCTTATGGGCTGCAGAGAGATGTTCTCATCGATCAGAGACGGGGTTCTGGTGGACAAAACCGAGGCCAGCAAACCGTTCGGATTCGCCCGTTTCGAGAATATTTCGGAAGGCAACGTTCGAATCGCGAGTCCTGAAAACGAGACGGAACAAAAGCTGGAGGATAAGGGCGGAGAAGGCGAGGGTTCTTCCGGTGGTAGATTCGAGAATCCTTTGTACAGATCGAAAAGAAAAGGCAAAGAGGAGGGGGAGGTTCTGGACATGAACGCTGCTGTCAGCTTGACAGCCCTTAAAACTAAAGTGGAGGACCAGATCGAAGAGGTTGAGGTGGACATCGACGAATAG
- the Creba gene encoding cyclic-AMP response element binding protein A, giving the protein MEFYDVGSSDLRELWESYLSEPALGHDVLMVKEEEWGNALNVRDKSSLGVVLRDRLMTDAALGGPRPIKSEHNYSLLASSPPPSPATPGANPHTPNSGSSADRVGPSISNASSSIGSTNLDHHKSLDIRSRIDDMEEECFPVISMNTASGRDELSSSSTTSSTSTIILRRSNNLVPEEVECVEIKGEPLSAPSSPSESCQTTIVDDKSTITMVFPQSLHFSNNHLSQTSDSEEDDEEYYQSMEVEEYSGEACDEKQADLHASRQGLPPTPPSSASSDSEGTASASCSPERRDSQSSAHAQNLRGLLTPRLYVTNTTHTTRQPIHTPLISCQPKGSTGVLTLTEEEKRTLIAEGYPVPTKLPLTKQEEKSLKKVRRKIKNKISAQESRRKKKEYMDGLERRVTTLTNENSTYRDRLSALEETNRELLKELQRLQALLQRQNS; this is encoded by the exons GCCTTGGGCCACGACGTCCTGATGGTCAAGGAAGAGGAATGGGGCAACGCGTTGAACGTACGAGACAAATCTTCGTTGGGGGTGGTGTTGAGGGATCGTTTGATGACGGACGCGGCCCTTGGTGGTCCGCGACCGATCAAGTCCGAGCATAATTATAGTCTGCTGGCGTCTAGTCCTCCACCGAGTCCTGCGACACCTGGCGCCAACCCTCACACGCCAAATTCAGGCTCGTCTGCCGACAGGGTTGGTCCTTCCATTTCCAACGCCAGTTCCTCCATTGGTTCTACTAATTTGGACCACCACAAGTCGTTGGATATACGAAGCAGGATCGATG ATATGGAGGAGGAGTGTTTCCCGGTGATCTCGATGAACACCGCGTCGGGACGCGACGAGCTCTCCTCGTCGTCGACGACGTCGTCTACCTCAACAATTATCCTAAGGAGAAGCAACAATCTAGTACCTGAAGAAGTGGAGTGCGTCGAGATCAAAGGGGAGCCGCTGAGCGCGCCCAGCAGCCCCTCCGAGTCCTGTCAGACGACGATAGTCGACGACAAGAGCACTATAACCATGGTGTTCCCTCAGAGTCTTCATTTCTCGAACAACCACCTGTCGCAGACCAGCGACAGCGAGGAGGACGACGAGGAATATTATCAG AGCATGGAGGTGGAAGAGTACAGCGGGGAGGCGTGCGACGAGAAGCAGGCGGATCTGCACGCGTCGAGACAGGGTCTGCCGCCGACGCCACCGAGCAGCGCGAGTTCCGACAGCGAGGGCACCGCTTCCGCTTCCTGCTCGCCGGAACGGAGAGATTCCCAGAGCTCCGCGCACGCACAGAATCTCAGGGGTCTGCTGACGCCCAGACTTTACGTCACGAACACCACTCACACCACCAGACAGCCCATCCATACACCATTGATTTCCTGTCAACCG AAAGGGTCGACGGGAGTTCTGACGCTGACGGAAGAGGAAAAGAGGACGCTGATCGCGGAGGGATATCCGGTACCCACGAAACTGCCGTTGACGAAACAGGAAGAGAAATCCCTGAAGAAAGTTCGCAGGAAAATCAAAAACAAG ATATCAGCGCAGGAGTCTCGACGGAAGAAAAAGGAGTACATGGACGGGCTGGAGAGACGCGTGACCACGCTGACAAACGAGAACTCCACCTACAGGGACAGGCTGAGCGCCCTGGAGGAGACGAATCGAGAACTGTTGAAGGAACTCCAACGTCTCCAGGCGCTCCTTCAACGACAGAACTCGTAG